The proteins below are encoded in one region of Tachypleus tridentatus isolate NWPU-2018 chromosome 4, ASM421037v1, whole genome shotgun sequence:
- the LOC143248596 gene encoding uncharacterized protein LOC143248596 isoform X3: MENEQCYGELRRTPLKSATMPVLRSRSSTKLEEGNNCQCCPYGYHIDDSSQPHTPPSPQDLLTTNDALRDAVQDFEETFLSANSPSKSTSHEPQDLALSMNALKMSDVSILSDSSFTDVIPGPLSKNASCGFSAENSLSEKPLRGEFRIPNDSVSYVSSSSSQSTLSNTRIQLFFSPSEVLYLFLVYFRAFKLQLINQSSFSLHSSNTDNHRMEK, translated from the exons ATGGAAAATGAACAGTGCTATG GAGAACTACGAAGGACACCTCTAAAATCTGCCACCATGCCGGTTCTCCGCAGCAGGTCCAGTACAAAACTGGAAGAGGGAAACAATTGCCAGTGCTGTCCTTATGGCTACCACATTGAT GATTCATCTCAGCCCCACACACCACCATCACCACAGGATTTATTAACAACCAATGATGCTCTAAGGGATGCTGTACAAGATTTTGAGGAAACATTTCTTAGTGCAAATTCCCCAAGTAAATCCACCAGCCATGAACCCCAAGATTTAGCACTTTCTATGAATGCATTAAAAATGTCAGATGTTTCAATCTTGAGTGACAGTAGCTTCACAGACGTTATCCCTGGGCCATTGTCTAAAAATGCTTCATGTGGTTTTTCAGCTGAAAATTCATTATCAGAGAAGCCTTTAAGAGGAGAATTTAGGATTCCAAATGATTCAGTTAGTTATGTGTCCTCGTCTTCATCACAGTCGACTCTTTCCAACACTAGGATTCAGCTGTTCTTTTCCCCATCAGaggtactttatttatttttagtgtattttagaGCTTTTAAATTGCAGTTAATAAACCAATCTTCTTTCAGTTTACATTCTTCAAATACAGATAACCACAGGATGGAGAAATAA
- the LOC143248596 gene encoding uncharacterized protein LOC143248596 isoform X1: MENEQCYGELRRTPLKSATMPVLRSRSSTKLEEGNNCQCCPYGYHIDVDFVQYCETLYKNSHLDQLEQMKKNKQKTKKSMKPYLHEVNIIYNKTDKEKFQMLDSSQPHTPPSPQDLLTTNDALRDAVQDFEETFLSANSPSKSTSHEPQDLALSMNALKMSDVSILSDSSFTDVIPGPLSKNASCGFSAENSLSEKPLRGEFRIPNDSVSYVSSSSSQSTLSNTRIQLFFSPSEVLYLFLVYFRAFKLQLINQSSFSLHSSNTDNHRMEK; the protein is encoded by the exons ATGGAAAATGAACAGTGCTATG GAGAACTACGAAGGACACCTCTAAAATCTGCCACCATGCCGGTTCTCCGCAGCAGGTCCAGTACAAAACTGGAAGAGGGAAACAATTGCCAGTGCTGTCCTTATGGCTACCACATTGATGTAGATTTTGTACAATATTGTGAAACTCTGTACAAGAACTCTCACCTGGATCAGTTGGaacaaatgaagaaaaacaaacaaaaaacaaagaaatctatGAAACCTTATTTGCatgaagttaatattatttacaataagacAGATAAGGAAAAATTTCAAATGTTG GATTCATCTCAGCCCCACACACCACCATCACCACAGGATTTATTAACAACCAATGATGCTCTAAGGGATGCTGTACAAGATTTTGAGGAAACATTTCTTAGTGCAAATTCCCCAAGTAAATCCACCAGCCATGAACCCCAAGATTTAGCACTTTCTATGAATGCATTAAAAATGTCAGATGTTTCAATCTTGAGTGACAGTAGCTTCACAGACGTTATCCCTGGGCCATTGTCTAAAAATGCTTCATGTGGTTTTTCAGCTGAAAATTCATTATCAGAGAAGCCTTTAAGAGGAGAATTTAGGATTCCAAATGATTCAGTTAGTTATGTGTCCTCGTCTTCATCACAGTCGACTCTTTCCAACACTAGGATTCAGCTGTTCTTTTCCCCATCAGaggtactttatttatttttagtgtattttagaGCTTTTAAATTGCAGTTAATAAACCAATCTTCTTTCAGTTTACATTCTTCAAATACAGATAACCACAGGATGGAGAAATAA
- the LOC143248596 gene encoding uncharacterized protein LOC143248596 isoform X2, protein MENEQCYGELRRTPLKSATMPVLRSRSSTKLEEGNNCQCCPYGYHIDVDFVQYCETLYKNSHLDQLEQMKKNKQKTKKSMKPYLHEDSSQPHTPPSPQDLLTTNDALRDAVQDFEETFLSANSPSKSTSHEPQDLALSMNALKMSDVSILSDSSFTDVIPGPLSKNASCGFSAENSLSEKPLRGEFRIPNDSVSYVSSSSSQSTLSNTRIQLFFSPSEVLYLFLVYFRAFKLQLINQSSFSLHSSNTDNHRMEK, encoded by the exons ATGGAAAATGAACAGTGCTATG GAGAACTACGAAGGACACCTCTAAAATCTGCCACCATGCCGGTTCTCCGCAGCAGGTCCAGTACAAAACTGGAAGAGGGAAACAATTGCCAGTGCTGTCCTTATGGCTACCACATTGATGTAGATTTTGTACAATATTGTGAAACTCTGTACAAGAACTCTCACCTGGATCAGTTGGaacaaatgaagaaaaacaaacaaaaaacaaagaaatctatGAAACCTTATTTGCatgaa GATTCATCTCAGCCCCACACACCACCATCACCACAGGATTTATTAACAACCAATGATGCTCTAAGGGATGCTGTACAAGATTTTGAGGAAACATTTCTTAGTGCAAATTCCCCAAGTAAATCCACCAGCCATGAACCCCAAGATTTAGCACTTTCTATGAATGCATTAAAAATGTCAGATGTTTCAATCTTGAGTGACAGTAGCTTCACAGACGTTATCCCTGGGCCATTGTCTAAAAATGCTTCATGTGGTTTTTCAGCTGAAAATTCATTATCAGAGAAGCCTTTAAGAGGAGAATTTAGGATTCCAAATGATTCAGTTAGTTATGTGTCCTCGTCTTCATCACAGTCGACTCTTTCCAACACTAGGATTCAGCTGTTCTTTTCCCCATCAGaggtactttatttatttttagtgtattttagaGCTTTTAAATTGCAGTTAATAAACCAATCTTCTTTCAGTTTACATTCTTCAAATACAGATAACCACAGGATGGAGAAATAA